The sequence GGCGAAATGGATATACTGAGAAAATTTGACGAAATATGGACCTATTCTGTAGAAGAAGAATATATTTTCGGACAGTTTACCAATAAAAAAGTGAAATATCTTCCTATTCCTTTTCCGCAAAAAGATTTGCTGCCTCTGAAACCTACTTACAAATATGATGTAGTGTATGTGGCGAGTAACAATCCTCATAATACAACGAGTATTCACTGGTTTTTAGATCATGTTTTATCATTTATAAAACCGGATATTCAAATTCATATCATTGGAAAAATAGGGAAAGAAATTAAAAAAGAATATCCTAACGTGAAAATCTATGGCATGGTAAATGATTTAAACGAATTCTATGATCATGCAAGAATTACAATTTGTCCTATGTTAAGCGGTACCGGTGTCAAAATAAAAGTTTTAGAATCACTGTCGAATAATCTGCCTGTTGTTACCAATACAAGAGGTGTAGATGGTCTTTCGCAAAAAAATAATAATGGATGTTTGGTTACAGAAGATGCCGAAAAATTTGCTGAATACATAAATCTTCTAATTTCAAATGATGAATTTTACGATGAGCAGAGACACAAAGCACATGAGTTTATCAAGAATAATCACAGTATAGAAAAAGAAATTTCTTTCTTTAAAAACAAATTTTCATAATTATTTTCCGTTATACAGATATGGCAAAGATTTTAATTGACCTTGAGCGTCTTAGGTATCCCAATTCCGGAATCGCAAATGTTTTCAAAAATCTTACTAAAGGTTTACAGAAAAATAATACAGAATTTGAAATATCTTATTTTGGCAACCGAGAGCAACTAAGTGCTTACGAACCTTGTTTAAAATCTATCTTCTGGAATAAGACTCATAAGTTTTTTGAACGTTTCAGTGGGCAATTTGATTTGATTCATGTAAGTCATCAGCTGTCGTCTTATTTTCATAGGAACTATAAGGATTCGCTTAAAATAGTTACTCTGCATGACCTGAATTTCCTGCATGAAAATCTAAGCGATTCTAAAAGGAGAAAAATGCTGGGTAAGGTGAGAAGCAACTTAAAAAATGCCGATTATGTAGTTTGCATTTCCGAATACGCCAAACAAGATTTACTTAAAAACAAAAATCTTTTTAACTTCACTAAGCTTAAGGATGTTGTGGTTATTCACAATGGTATTCAGCTTCCGGAAGATAAAAAATATGATTTAGGAAAATATCAGGATTTTCAAACAAAAAAATATATTCTGAATATTGGTGTTTTATTTGATAAAAAAAATCAATTAAGCCTTATCGAAATGCTTCCTTACATTGAAGAAGATTTGGTTTTAATTGCTTCAGATGAAAAACTACCTTATGCTGATGTTGTAAGAAAAAGAATTAAAGATTTAAAATTATCTAATAGAGTTCACTTTCTTAAAAATATTTCTGAGGAAGAAAAATATGCTCTTATACAAAACTGCGAGGCAATGTGTCATCCATCTATTGCAGAAGGTTTCGGGATTCCGCCAATTGAGGCAATGGCATTTGGTAAGCCTGTTTTCCTTTCAAAATATACAAGTCTACCCGAGATAGGAGGAGAAGCCGCATTTTACTTTGATAATTTTGATGCTCATTCGATGGCTCATCTTTTCAATGAGAAAATGAATTTTTATCATCAAAATAAAGAACAAATAAGTCTGGAAATAAAAAATTGGACAAAACAATATAGTTATACTGTTATGTCCAATAATTATCTTGATTTTTATAAGAAAATTCTAAGTGAAAATTCTTAATATTCTAAAACTGTTTTTTCAATAATCTTCACACAATCCAACAATTGTTCTTCTGTAATGACCAATGGCGGAGCCAATCTGATAATGTTTCCGTGGGTTGGCTTTGCTAATAATCCGTTTTCTTTTAATTTTAAACAAAGATTCCAGGCAGTTGAACTTTCCGGTGTATCGTTGATTAAAATTGCATTTAACAAACCTTTTCCTCTTACTTTGGTAATCAAATCAGATTTCTCAATCACTTTTTCAATTTCAGATCTGAATAATTGACCCAGCTCTTCCGCTCTTTCTGAAAGTTTTTCGTCTTCTACAACATCTAAAGCGGCAATGGCAACTGCACAAGCAATTGGGTTTCCTCCGAAAGTTGAACCGTGCTGTCCCGGTTTGATAACATTCATGATTTCGTCATTCGCCAAAACTGCAGAAACAGGATACATTCCTCCCGAAAGGGCTTTTCCTAAAATTAAAATATCGGGTTGTACATTTTCGTGATGACAGGCAATTAAGCGACCAGTTCTTGCAATTCCGGTTTGAACTTCATCTGCAATGAAAAGAACGTTGTGCTTTTTACATAGTTCAGAAGCATCTTTCAAGAAGTTTTCGTCCGGAACGTAAACTCCAGCTTCCCCTTGAATTGGCTCCACTAAAAATGCTGCAATATTTGATGCATCATTTTTCAGAACTTCTTCTAAAGCTGCAAGGTCATTGTACGGAATTTTTACGAATCCCGGTGTGAAAGGACCGTAGTTTTTATTTGCATCAGGATCATTTGAGAAAGAAACGATTGTAGTTGTTCTTCCGTGGAAATTATTTTCACAAACTACAATTTTTGCTGCATTTTCAGCAATTCCTTTTACTTCATAGCTCCATTTTCTGGCTAATTTCACTGCAGTTTCCACCGCTTCAGCTCCGGAATTCATTGGTAAAACTTTGTCAAAATCGAATAGGGTAGTGATTTTTTTCTCGTATTCTCCCAAACTTGAATTGTAAAATGCTCTTGACGTTAAAGCTAATTTTTTAGCCTGATTAACTAAAGCTTCCACAATTTTTGGATGAGAATGTCCTTGATTAACAGCTGAATAAGCTGAAAGGAAATCATAATATTTTTTGCCTTCAACGTCCCAAACAAATACACCTTCTCCTTTATCTAAAACCACAGGAAGCGGATGGTAGTTGTGTGCGCCATGTTTTTCTTCGAGCTCGATGAAGTATTGTGAATTTTTTGTTTGTTCTGTTGTTGACATATATTTGATTTTGTACAAAATTAAGGATAATAAACCAGATGGCTCAACAGAATAATGATGCTGAGTATTGGATGTATTCAAGTATGTTTTGATGATATGAAATAATCTATCAGAAAATATTAGCCAAAGTCATTATGAGATGTAGTTTTTATATCTTTTGGAATATTGAATTTAAATATAAAATAAAAAAACCGCCTCAAAATTGAGACGGTTTAAATTTATATCAAATAATCTTAATGATTATCATATTTCTTATCCATTACAAAACTCTCCATGAATTTTGTCGTGTAGTTTCCGGAAAGATAAGCTTCGTCTTCCATCAACTGTCTGTGGAAAGGAATGGTTGTTTTCACGCCTTCAATATAGAATTCTTCCAAAGCACGTTTCATTTTTGCAATCGCTTCTTCACGGGTTTGTGCTGTCGTGATTAGTTTTGCAATCATAGAATCGTAGTTAGACGGAATGGTGTAACCTGAATAAACGTGAGTGTCCACTCTGATTCCGTGTCCTCCAGGGATGTTTAATCCTGTAATTTTTCCCGGTGAAGGTCTGAAATCAGCGTAAGGATCTTCTGCATTGATTCTGCACTCGATGGAGTGTAATTTCGGATAGTGGTTGATTCCTGAAATAGGAGTTCCCGCTGCCAAAAGAATTTGTTCTCTGATCAAATCATAATCAATAACCTGCTCAGTAATTGGGTGCTCTACCTGAATTCTTGTATTCATTTCCATGAAATAGAAATTTCTGTGCTTGTCAACAAGGAACTCGATGGTACCTACACCTTCATAACCGATGAATTCTGCTGCTTTCACTGCTGCTTCCCCCATTTTCTCACGAAGCTCGTCAGTCATGAATGGAGAAGGAGTTTCTTCAGTTAATTTCTGATTTCTTCTTTGTACAGAACAGTCTCTTTCAGAAAGGTGGCAAGCTTTGCCAAATTGGTCACCTGCAACCTGAATCTCGATATGTCTTGGCTCTTCAATCAGTTTTTCCATGTACATTCCTCCGTTTCCGAAGGCTGCAACAGCTTCCTGAATGGCAGATTCCCAGTGTTCTTTAAGGTCTTCGGCTTTCCATACGGCTCTCATTCCTTTACCACCACCACCTGCGGTAGCTTTGATCATCACAGGATAGCCTGTTTCTTCAGCTGTTTTTACGGCGTGCTCGTAAGATTCAATTAAACCTTCAGAACCTGGTACGCAAGGTACGTTAGCCGCTTTCATGGTTGCTTTAGCATTCGCTTTGTCTCCCATTCTTTCGATTTGCTCAGGGCTTGCACCAATAAATTTGATACCGTTTTTCTGACAGATTCTTGAGAAATTAGCATTTTCAGATAAGAAACCGTATCCCGGGTGAATGGCGTCTGCATTGGTAATCTCAGCAGCAGCAATAATGTTAGGGATTTTAAGGTAGGAATCTTTACTCATTG comes from Chryseobacterium sp. 3008163 and encodes:
- a CDS encoding glycosyltransferase family 4 protein produces the protein MAKILIDLERLRYPNSGIANVFKNLTKGLQKNNTEFEISYFGNREQLSAYEPCLKSIFWNKTHKFFERFSGQFDLIHVSHQLSSYFHRNYKDSLKIVTLHDLNFLHENLSDSKRRKMLGKVRSNLKNADYVVCISEYAKQDLLKNKNLFNFTKLKDVVVIHNGIQLPEDKKYDLGKYQDFQTKKYILNIGVLFDKKNQLSLIEMLPYIEEDLVLIASDEKLPYADVVRKRIKDLKLSNRVHFLKNISEEEKYALIQNCEAMCHPSIAEGFGIPPIEAMAFGKPVFLSKYTSLPEIGGEAAFYFDNFDAHSMAHLFNEKMNFYHQNKEQISLEIKNWTKQYSYTVMSNNYLDFYKKILSENS
- a CDS encoding glycosyltransferase; the protein is MTSWILRKEFAEIANKDQFDHIIVSYATWGKVIDNVKIKTNFIVDTHDFITAQNRKKIKKIGKIFQGEMDILRKFDEIWTYSVEEEYIFGQFTNKKVKYLPIPFPQKDLLPLKPTYKYDVVYVASNNPHNTTSIHWFLDHVLSFIKPDIQIHIIGKIGKEIKKEYPNVKIYGMVNDLNEFYDHARITICPMLSGTGVKIKVLESLSNNLPVVTNTRGVDGLSQKNNNGCLVTEDAEKFAEYINLLISNDEFYDEQRHKAHEFIKNNHSIEKEISFFKNKFS
- the accC gene encoding acetyl-CoA carboxylase biotin carboxylase subunit, with the translated sequence MFKKILIANRGEIAMRILRTCKEMGIKTVAVYSTADKDSLHVRFADEAVCIGPAMSKDSYLKIPNIIAAAEITNADAIHPGYGFLSENANFSRICQKNGIKFIGASPEQIERMGDKANAKATMKAANVPCVPGSEGLIESYEHAVKTAEETGYPVMIKATAGGGGKGMRAVWKAEDLKEHWESAIQEAVAAFGNGGMYMEKLIEEPRHIEIQVAGDQFGKACHLSERDCSVQRRNQKLTEETPSPFMTDELREKMGEAAVKAAEFIGYEGVGTIEFLVDKHRNFYFMEMNTRIQVEHPITEQVIDYDLIREQILLAAGTPISGINHYPKLHSIECRINAEDPYADFRPSPGKITGLNIPGGHGIRVDTHVYSGYTIPSNYDSMIAKLITTAQTREEAIAKMKRALEEFYIEGVKTTIPFHRQLMEDEAYLSGNYTTKFMESFVMDKKYDNH
- the rocD gene encoding ornithine--oxo-acid transaminase; translated protein: MSTTEQTKNSQYFIELEEKHGAHNYHPLPVVLDKGEGVFVWDVEGKKYYDFLSAYSAVNQGHSHPKIVEALVNQAKKLALTSRAFYNSSLGEYEKKITTLFDFDKVLPMNSGAEAVETAVKLARKWSYEVKGIAENAAKIVVCENNFHGRTTTIVSFSNDPDANKNYGPFTPGFVKIPYNDLAALEEVLKNDASNIAAFLVEPIQGEAGVYVPDENFLKDASELCKKHNVLFIADEVQTGIARTGRLIACHHENVQPDILILGKALSGGMYPVSAVLANDEIMNVIKPGQHGSTFGGNPIACAVAIAALDVVEDEKLSERAEELGQLFRSEIEKVIEKSDLITKVRGKGLLNAILINDTPESSTAWNLCLKLKENGLLAKPTHGNIIRLAPPLVITEEQLLDCVKIIEKTVLEY